The Urbifossiella limnaea genome has a window encoding:
- a CDS encoding alpha/beta hydrolase family protein has translation MRPLEIAFWAATAPVLLWCLSHRDLPAWVRVLSAVATALLVAHVATEGWRWHLVPAYLTVGYVFLTCVWPGPPRLEVGPAGAAVGLGLLAAAAGLAAAFPVFDLPKPTGRYPVGTVTLHRVDPARADPRTDRPDGRRELMIQVWYPAERPGPGHPYRQSAETTFLSRHLSLVRTHAAYGVPVATDPGRHPVVVFAPSWGGCRGDNTTQAEELASHGFVVVGIDHPYFTDRVVFPDGREARTVFPEFLDYATEETLAATRRTIEDTLTVRVADARFVLDEVGRLDRADPGGIFTGRLDTSRIGMFGHSFGGAVSAEACLLDSRVAAGFNLDGFIFGRSLVEGPGKPFVFITEDVPEPTQADVANARNDAVRRRHTVYVENFSGIRSGLARVRGHYGVLRGGLHVNFGDAAYFSPIRRLRPVHDLPAGSIRPDRAMRILNTYLLSFFRKHLTGEDDGLFDSPSPFPELEIARLADGGR, from the coding sequence GTGAGACCACTTGAGATCGCGTTCTGGGCCGCGACCGCTCCCGTCCTGCTCTGGTGCCTGTCGCACCGCGACCTGCCGGCGTGGGTCCGGGTCCTGTCGGCTGTCGCAACGGCGTTGCTGGTCGCTCACGTCGCGACCGAGGGTTGGCGGTGGCACCTCGTCCCGGCCTACCTGACGGTAGGATACGTTTTCCTCACCTGCGTGTGGCCCGGACCCCCGCGCCTGGAGGTGGGACCGGCGGGCGCCGCGGTCGGCCTCGGGCTGCTGGCCGCCGCCGCCGGTCTCGCGGCCGCGTTTCCGGTCTTCGATCTCCCAAAGCCGACCGGCCGCTACCCGGTCGGCACGGTGACCCTCCACCGCGTCGACCCCGCCCGTGCGGACCCGCGCACGGACCGCCCGGACGGGCGGCGCGAGCTGATGATTCAGGTGTGGTACCCAGCCGAGAGGCCCGGCCCGGGTCACCCGTACCGGCAGTCGGCGGAAACGACGTTCCTGTCCCGTCACCTGTCGCTGGTACGGACGCACGCGGCGTACGGCGTGCCCGTGGCGACCGACCCGGGCCGCCACCCCGTCGTCGTCTTCGCGCCGTCGTGGGGCGGCTGCCGGGGGGACAACACCACCCAGGCGGAGGAGCTGGCCAGCCACGGGTTCGTCGTCGTCGGCATCGACCACCCGTATTTCACCGACCGGGTCGTGTTCCCCGACGGCCGGGAGGCCCGCACCGTGTTTCCCGAATTCCTCGACTACGCGACCGAGGAGACGCTCGCGGCGACCCGCCGAACGATCGAGGACACGTTGACCGTCCGGGTCGCCGACGCCCGGTTCGTCCTCGACGAGGTCGGGCGGCTGGACCGTGCCGACCCGGGGGGCATCTTTACCGGCCGGCTGGACACGTCGCGCATCGGTATGTTCGGCCACTCATTCGGCGGGGCGGTGTCGGCCGAGGCTTGCCTCCTCGACTCCCGGGTCGCGGCCGGGTTCAACCTCGACGGCTTCATCTTCGGCCGGTCCCTGGTCGAGGGCCCCGGGAAGCCGTTTGTCTTCATCACCGAGGACGTCCCGGAGCCGACCCAGGCCGACGTGGCAAACGCCCGGAACGACGCCGTCCGACGGCGGCACACGGTGTACGTCGAGAACTTCTCCGGCATCCGCAGCGGCCTGGCCCGGGTCCGGGGGCACTACGGCGTCCTCCGCGGCGGGCTGCACGTCAACTTCGGCGACGCCGCGTACTTCTCGCCGATCCGAAGGCTCCGACCCGTTCACGACCTGCCGGCCGGCTCCATCCGCCCGGACCGTGCGATGCGGATTCTCAACACGTACTTGCTGTCGTTCTTCCGCAAGCACCTGACGGGCGAGGACGACGGGCTCTTCGACTCGCCGTCGCCGTTCCCGGAGCTCGAGATCGCGCG
- a CDS encoding methyltransferase, TIGR04325 family yields MNRSPLVLARAAFNSVLGRFHLREYYHRGAFATYQEALAAVRPGLLAGYDNDGVADVSFEKMCRIALWDWPVLYWLRRLIPESRCVLDAGGHQGTKFRAFGGHLELDGRLRWVVYDVPAVVRAGRARTERDGLRGLEFVDSLDAAPEADIFLASGLLQYLDVPLGQLLGRLPARPRHLLLNKVATREGPTVVTLERFPRAEVPYQIRNRAEFLSALDAAGYDVVDEWEIPNLAHEIPTHPHLGKSTSRGWYAVRRS; encoded by the coding sequence TTGAATCGCTCCCCGCTCGTGCTCGCCAGGGCTGCGTTCAACTCGGTACTCGGACGATTTCACCTCCGCGAATACTACCACCGCGGGGCCTTCGCGACCTACCAGGAGGCGCTGGCCGCGGTGAGGCCCGGGCTGCTGGCGGGGTACGACAACGACGGCGTGGCCGATGTCTCGTTCGAGAAGATGTGCCGCATCGCCCTGTGGGACTGGCCGGTCCTGTACTGGCTCCGGCGACTCATCCCCGAGTCCCGGTGCGTGTTGGACGCCGGGGGGCACCAGGGGACCAAGTTCCGGGCGTTCGGCGGCCACCTCGAACTGGACGGGCGCCTCAGGTGGGTGGTGTACGACGTCCCCGCGGTCGTCCGGGCCGGCCGCGCGAGGACCGAGCGGGACGGCCTGAGAGGACTGGAGTTCGTCGACTCCCTCGACGCCGCACCGGAGGCTGATATTTTCTTGGCCTCCGGCCTCCTGCAATACCTCGACGTTCCGCTCGGGCAACTGCTTGGCCGCCTCCCGGCCCGGCCGCGGCACCTCCTCCTGAACAAGGTGGCGACACGGGAGGGGCCGACGGTGGTGACCCTGGAGCGGTTCCCGCGGGCCGAGGTACCATACCAGATCCGCAACCGGGCCGAGTTTCTGTCGGCCCTCGATGCCGCCGGGTACGACGTGGTGGACGAGTGGGAGATCCCGAACCTGGCGCACGAAATTCCGACCCACCCGCACCTCGGGAAGTCGACTAGTCGGGGGTGGTACGCCGTTCGCCGCTCGTGA
- a CDS encoding zf-HC2 domain-containing protein, which translates to MTAKPTDADVSSSTPLPPVAEVSSPTPLPPDVAPISRAIQTTTCDRVQRSLEGYVGGGLSEVERVGLAFHLSLCTTCKIVADEYLEIVRLAGTLRPADPPPDVEARLRKFIGRAIGRPDTGNR; encoded by the coding sequence GTGACCGCCAAGCCTACCGATGCCGACGTCTCCTCGTCCACACCCCTTCCACCCGTCGCCGAAGTCTCTTCGCCGACACCCCTGCCGCCCGACGTCGCCCCCATCTCGCGGGCAATCCAGACGACCACCTGCGACCGGGTCCAGCGGTCGTTGGAGGGATACGTTGGTGGCGGCCTCAGCGAAGTGGAACGGGTGGGCCTCGCGTTTCATCTGTCCCTGTGCACGACCTGCAAGATCGTGGCAGACGAGTACCTCGAGATCGTCCGGCTGGCAGGCACCCTCCGCCCCGCGGACCCGCCCCCCGATGTGGAGGCCCGACTCCGCAAGTTCATCGGCCGGGCGATCGGCCGGCCCGATACCGGTAACAGGTAA